DNA sequence from the Alosa sapidissima isolate fAloSap1 chromosome 13, fAloSap1.pri, whole genome shotgun sequence genome:
TGTCTTAAGTAAGCAGCACTAGGAAGGAATTTAGAACCTTGAAGGGCCCAAGTGCTCATGTTTAAAGGTCAACCCATTGTTAGTGgtctttgataaaaaaaaaagtgatctTTTCATTGGTTTAGAGTTGTTGAAAAGACTTATTTCCGTAATGAAGGAACACATGGCTTTTCTTGCTATGCTAAAGGTTTCTGAAAAACCTCTTGAATGTGGTGTTTCGTTGGAGTTAGGTGGTTGTTGGCTGGCTTCTGATATTCTCTGGTTTTCACAGGTAAGCGTAGAGAGGGGGATGTCATGGGAAGATGCCACCCATATATGGGCAGAACACAATGGCGCTGATGATGGCTTCTATGTGCAGGTAAGAAGGTGTTTTATTCattaatttcatgatttgtgTTTAGAGTAGCACAGTAGGCTGCTGGTGGTCCTGGTCAAAATAAATGGACTGCACAAAAGTATTGCATGCTCATATCTATTCAAGTTAGATTGTCAAAGAATGAGGATCTGATGTCACATATCTGACTTGATACTGTTTGACTCCTGATATTTCCCCCATGGGTTTATAGGTGAGGAACAATAAGAAAACTGCCCTTTTGGTCACAGAGGTCAACACCAAGAAGAGGCTCTTTCTGGTTTACAGACCGAACACAGGGAAACAACTGAAACAAGAGAGTTACGCTGACGTCCGGAAAAAGTGTAAAAAGGTAAACATTGCCCCATATGTAGATAAGACCAACTTCTTGTtagtcaagaagtgtctgcttaatgtaatgtaacgAATGCTCAATAAAAGCAAGGCAGAATTGGATTCAAGGAAATTTGCAGTCATTAAATAAAATCACATTTGACAAATTAAATAACATTGCTGGGTAATGTTTCAGAAATCAGAAAAGTTTTGTTGGGCTTTTGTTCTGTGAAGTGACTGAGGTTTTAATGTTTGATTTTGATTTGTCAGGTCCTGTCCGATGATGCCAAGCAGCACTGGATAGATCAGTACAACTCCTCAGCAGAGATCTGTGCTCATGCTTACTGGTATGTTCACTGTATGGTCTTACTGGTATCACGATACTGTCAAGCAAAGTGTAACAGTTTATTCAATGCCTGTCATTATAGGTTATGGTAAAGTCAggaaaaagtcatggaattttacatttgatttTGAGTGGCAACCCTGATCACTCCTGTTCCCCACAGACCAGTAAAAGGCCCCCTTGCAACAATGTCTTCAGCTTTCAGTAAACACGTTTGTAGTGCCTGAAACACAATACATAAAGTATATGTGGACGGTGTGATGTATCTTGATGTAAGGTTTTCACAAAGGATTGCCAAGGTAAtgtcatacatgacattatttTAGTGTAGAGAGTACAGTCTATACTGATGAAACAAGAACCAATGGTTATTTGACGCAATATAAGATCTGATAAATAGATGTATATAGTCTTGGGGCAGAGATACCTCAACTTAGGACTGTAATCGATTCTGTGATGTGTAGAATGCACTGTGATGCCTCTTCCGCTTGCGTTTCAGGCGTGGGAACTGCAAGAAGGCATCCGCAGGGCTGCAGTGCGAGATAGGGCTACGCTGTAGGACCTACTACGTCCTGTGCGGCTCGGTGCTCAGTGTCTGGACCAAAGTAGAGGGGGTGTTGGCCTCCGTCAGCGGAACCAACGTCAAAATGCAGATTGTTCGTTTGAGAACGGAAGACGGGCAGAGAATTGTGGGTAAGTTGGCCCGAGCTAACTTCGATATCATGTGTGCAAATTGGTGAACACAAATGACTTGGCCGTAGGTTACTGCACCTTGATTTCACTTATGAGTGAGTACAGGTATGAACTTAATCCTAGCTTTAGATCAGCTGATTTTGTTTATCGGCCTTTTGCAACTTTAATTAATTTGGGGTTGAAGACAAGTGGGGGAAAGTAGATGGATGGAAAAACCGGTCAAACAAGTTTTTAAACCAGTATTATGTAAAACATTTATAACTGCCTTGGGTGGTTACTTTTAAGGCAAATGAATCCATtgagttatgttttttttttttttgcttatctCCCAGGTTTGTTGATCCCAGCCAACTGTGTGTCCCCTTTGACCAACCTCCTGTCGTCGTCGGACCAGTCGCAGCAGCTGGctgtccagcagcagcagatgtGGCAGCAGCTGCACCCGCAGAGCCTCAGCCACTCTGCCAACACATAGCCCCCACCTCACCCCGTCCCACTCTCCTTCCTCCTGTAGCCGGCAGGCTCCGGACTTTtaccctcctcctcacctttgAACTTTCAACCTCTGGCCCCAGTCGGCTCCTCGTGATGCTGCCGCGGCTGCTGCTCCTGTCGCTGTCACTGCTGCCGGAGTGCTTTGtctcagtcagtcagacagacagacagacagaccgacaaacagacagacagaccacagGGTTCTGCTGACTTCTGGGTTCCAAGTGGAAAGAGCAGGAGTAGGTTCCTAACTTGTTCCTCGCaggtagtgtgtatgtgagagagagagcgagagagagagagagagaggccgcaAGGAGAGCTGCCCAGACAGTCGTGGTGGGGCTGTCCACGCCGCCGCgaccacctcctcttccttctccgcCTGTGTGTAACTTTTGAGCTTTTGAACATGTGACCTCTAGCAGGAAGTGGCACCCCCCCCCCGATGGCCTGCTCCACTGCACCCTTCATGACACTGACAGGTCTACACTCAGGGGAATCACTACACGAACGTAGTCATCTCTCTTTTCGTCGACACGCAAAAGAAGTTTGGCATCGATCCGAGGTGCCCGAAGCACGCATGCATACTCACTCAAAACAACGccccctctttcccctctctccatgtctcttgCGCCTCAGTCTTTTTTTCGTCCCTCAGCATGCTCCTGGTGAAGAGGGTGGATGGAGGTAAAgcgtggggttgggggggtgtgTGCCTCCTCAGCGAAGTAAGTGGAGAACTGCGACTGCATGGCGAGAGctcctttttttttatgtccAGTTTTCCTAGTTGAGGGCCGAATAGGTTTGATGTGAATGCACTGTGCGGGTGTGAGGCAGCCAGCCAATCAGCCAGCAAGCCAGCAAGCGCGAGTCCCTGTTCAAACTGGAACCTCTTCAAAAGCAGGACTCCGATGTGGCCGGTGGCAGTGCGCCTCCCAATATGGGCGTCATCGCGAGCCAATGTTTTTGTGCGTCAAGGCATCTTTAGTGCGAGCTCCTGTTTCCTTTCTCTTCATTTTTCTTTCCTCCCTTTTCAGAGTGCTGTATAAGTGGACAGGGTAGGCTTCATTTAGGTTGCTTCTTTTTTTTGCTATACCAGTGTGTATAGGTGCATATcttaaaaggaaaaaaaaacatgttttgcttaaaatattAGATGTTGAAACACTTGAAGGACAATGTCATTTCATCCTTGCACGAGTTGCACTACTGACTGATTGATGTACAAAGACTATTAAAATGAACAGTGCAAGACTTCTACCTCTTGCAAAAGACCAATAAAACTCCTTGTGGACAAACACTTGATTGAATCGACTTTCTTGTCTCATTTACACTACTCATTCAATAGTCTTATGGTTAAACTATACTTAGTTCAATGCCATTTAAGACCTTGCAATTAAACTGTAACAGGCTCCCACAATGCCACTAAAGGCGTAATCATAACCAGAGGATCACCACTATATCTAGAGAATGTTATTCTCTctgtaagtggctttggatTAAAGTGTCTGCTTAAATGAGAACATGTAAATATCACTTTTCATTGGTGGGCATGTGTCTGGGGCGGGGCTCATCGATCCAGCTTGCCCAAATAGATTACATAGCCATAGATGTATTAGATATGAAATGAGGTCAAGCTATGAACACCTACAGATGGCTTGAACATGGACAACCTATAGCACCCTGAGCATGTATGGCCAGATGTTGAAAACCACCCCTCTGTGAAATCTGGGCCAATAGTCTTAATAATGGTTGGAAACTCATTTTGCGCCAATGCTACTTGAACCTGTTACTAAGAATGTAttaataaaatatgtttttttatcTGATTATGCAAACTCATGACATATGTTTGTCTTGCTTTTCTCAAGATTTCTCATGCATCTGCTTGGCATCTTTTCACATTGTTGCACATTTCACTGGGGAATATGCATTAAACATAAAGAATGGTATTTTCAGAACTAAATGTATAATTTCCCTCAATAATAAATGTAAAATTTCACTCAATGAAATTCAAACTCAAGTGTCCCTCATTTTTAACATAAAACTAAGAATAGCAAATACGAGGTCATACTTTTTTAAGaaattaaaaaatgtattattttacaGCTTAAGTTttatagttgttttttttttttttaatgaaacttGGGTCCTATCCAAACTTTGGATTGGATACCATCCCGACTTGCAGGTTTCTTAATGTGTGAAATATCTGATGTATACGTTAAGGCCAATGTGTCCCATTGTGATGGATTGCTCTGGGTGTCAGAGTGAGAAGTGACGGCCATGTTTGCCGGCGCCGCTGCTGTAAACAAAAAGTGTCTCCGAGACAGACGCTTCGTTGAATTTCGGGTCATTTTTATTTCTTCAATTTATAATGTCGTTGGGCATGTCTTACAAACCCAATGTGCACCAACAGATTCCGGGTGCTTCAGGGAACCAAGGTGAGCGAAAAAGTAAGATTCTTGTTTCGTCTACGACGTATTTTGTCGACCGTAAAAAAATTGCCTCACAAAGAATACCTGGGCAAAGACCCGTTTGTGTAGTTTTGTCCAGTTAGATATATAAGGTCAGATCCTAAGAGCTAGGCTAATTCTTCTCCGCCATTATTACTACTGAAAAAAGCCCGTCCTTGGAGTGCGACTGCCGAAAACGATTCGTTAAGGTGATACAATGTATCCATAGAATATATCGTCGATGTGTTGCCGCGGTTGTAGCGTGGCGGAGGCCATTACTATGTGATAAAGATGTATCCTTTAGCTCCTTAAATCAGCCCCGTTCCGTTGCCTCCATGATTGTCTCCTGGGGTTGGTGATTGATCTGATTCAGACCGGTGCGGCTCTAAGAGGACACCCTGTGTCTGAGCGCAGTACTGCAGCAACTGCGTTGGCACAGCATGATGTCTGTGCATGCCCAAGGcaataaccaaacttagtctcTGTACAAAATCTGTGTTCATTCACTGATAATACTTTGTGTTTTTGCCTAACCCATATATCTAATGTTGTCTTTTCAGTTGGGAACATATCCTCAACATCTAACATGACAACAGTCCAGTCTTTCAGGCCGGTGGTGAATGATTTTGGGCCACCAACCTTGGGCTTCcaacaggtctctctctctctctcactcactcacttactctcacacatacacacacactgtacacatctGTAGAGCGTGTAAAAAGCAGCATTTCACTTGTAGCTTAttgttgtatgtatgtttagGGGCCAAATGGAAACCAGGTACCTCAAAACAAATATGCAGAGCTCCTGGCAATCATTGAGGAGCTTGGGAAGGAGATCCGGCCGACGTATGCTGGGAGTAAGACTGCAATGGAAAGACTAAAGCGAGgtaaatattttcctctctgcCTTGCCTGATTAACTCTAGCCTTCACAAATATTCATACACATTGCAGTACACACCATGACCTCTGTCACCCACAACTACTTTTCTTTCCAGAACATTATCTGATGAAAACAttattgtatgtgtttttaGGCATCATCCATGCCAGAGGGTTGGTCCGTGAGTGTCTGGCAGAAACAGAGAGGAATGCAAGGTCTTAGCCGTGGCAAGCTGTCCCCCTCCGCACTGAACGCAGACCTGGTCAAAGAGGCACTGCATGCTCAACTCTACAGCGAAGGCTGGAGAATGGCAGGCAGGAGCTCTGAGTATTTTGTTACACAGAAGAGGGACGTCACATGCAGGGATGAGGGGTTTTAGGCTATTGCTCTTAAAAGGCACCTGGAAGCCTGCACTGTAAATAGTTATATTGTCAGAGCCAGTTACACGTAAAATAAGTTTTGAATTTGAgatagaaatgtaaaaatgCATGCAATCGGGTACACACCCTTGATTTAATTGACTGAAAGTGCATGGCCGTGTCAGGGTTAGAGTAGTCAAGAGCATTGATGTGGGACTGAATATGTGTACGTTTTTTTGATTACAATAAATAATGAAGACTTTGTATGTTATGACATTATACAATGAGTTTGGACAGCCAGTTGCTACACCTGTTGTTTGCGTTTTGTACGTATTTATTACCTTGCGTAATAAAGTGTATTTTCCAATAAAACATTTCATAGTTTGTATTTTGAATACATGTTCCAATTGTCAGTTTCGCACCTTAAAATTATTCAAACAATGTGGTTGGTACCGTTAATATAAATGACAAATAATTAACATCTAAGAAGTATGTTAATGAgtgaaactaaaataaaatgCTATGATTTATGTTTTAATCCCACGCCACTGATTTTTCGAAGGTCACTTCCTTCTACGCGTACAAAGGCAAACCAATCAGATGCACTGTTTTGTCAACCGAAAGTGTCACATTCAGTGTTTTTAACCAATCACAGGGTGCTAGATGAGGGTAAGTTTTGATAGTTCGCTTGGGAACCAATCATGTTCGTCCTTTTGGAATCTTTTTGGCCAATGGCGTGATGGAGGGGACTTTGCTGTTGAAGGGTGGAAGTACAGCGCTATGCAGCTGCAGTGTTAAACTGAAAAGAGAACGGCAATATGGGAGAAGTAACGACTCCAATAAAGAGGTAAGCTATCCTGaatgtaacttttttttttattggataACCCTTCGATATCTGCAGGAATATAAAATGCCTCTGACACTTACAGAATTTGAAGAGGCGGAGTTTCAGATGAACGTTACAGCTGCATTACCAGGTGATGGAGACTTCACTGTTCTGTGAACGTTAGCCTGTTTAGCTAATGATAGTTAGCAGAGACGCCTGGCTTTCGTAACGGCACTGTGTTGTGGATGAGACAGAAAGCTAACAACAGCACTCTTTGTACAATCGAAGTTTGCTGAAATTCTAAGCCACCTCAATCAACCACCAGCCTGGTCTTTCTACGAGACGGTGCGGATGTTCTCTGGTTTTGCCACTAAGCTAGAATGAGCAGAGCAGAAGGCTGCATTGCGCGGAACTGTCAGCTTCCTGTCTTGTCAGACAGATTGCTTTTGAAGGCGGCCCCACTGTCCTGTGTTTGAGTTATTCAGTGTGTGCACAGCAAAGCATCCCTCGCCTAGAAATGTCAGTCTTTGTGCTTAATCACTTCAGCTCGTCAGCATTCAGCCAGCACAGTGGCTGCACAGATAGTTGACTGCAGCAGTGGGGTCTGTCAGTAACTCCAAGTTGAGAATAGGAAGTGTTTCTGATAACACACTCCACCAACCATATGCATTGTCGCGTTTCCAACTTAATGGATCTCGTTATAACTCAATGTCACCAGTAGTTCAAGGATAATCTTTCCTGTGGTCATTGTCGGTGTAAAAGATTGTTTCTGGCCTTTTGAGTTTGGTTGacaggtaggcctaggctttagaAGAACTAGCCTATGCCTCCTGGTGTACATCACATCTGCACGCcagtccacacacagacagctgtcATGTCTGGTTGCTGGTGATTTGTCCTGACAAAATATGCTAGTTTACCTTTGGACTAAGGTTGTCTTTCCTAATGGTTTTCTCAGAGTGTATATGTGCTAACTATTTATTGCATTCACTGGTAAAAACGGACAGTGCAGGAGCTTTATGATTTTCCTGGTGGGTTCACTTAGGTTTGTTGGCATTAGGGGTGTGTTTTCAGATCCTTATATAATCATCAGTATGAGAACCTTGGGCATGGGAATCAGGCGTTCTTACAAAGAGGCTAAACCCCAAACATTGCTGTTGTTGGCCCCCACGTGCCTTGCGGTCTCAGAAAGTGGGATTTATTCAGCTCTGTGGATGTTGGCTCCTTACAGATGAAATGGAATTTCTTCAGCCTTGTGTACAAATCAGGTTTTGTCCACTTGTGAACAACACTATAGTTTTAATGTCATAGTTTTGGGATACAAAACCGTTTTGTCTCGTGCACCAATCCCCTTCCTGTCCTGTGTTCTGCAGACGTCAGATCCGCACCTGCACTGAGGATCCTTAAGCATGTCCACAGATGACAGCATCTCTGAGGACGTGTCCAGCTCGGTCGCCCTGAGCACAGACCACCATGTCCCCACcgaccaccaccatcaccaccatcacgcCAACAGGAGCAAGGGCAGCGAGGCGTCCATCGTATCGTCCGAGGACACGGCGTCCGGCCCGGTGGGCACGGAGGACGAGCGGCCTGTGGAGCGGGAACGGCCGGTGCAGACTCTAGAGGGCCTCCTGCAGGTGGCTGAGGAGACCAGCAGGAGCAGGGCAGCGGGGAGTCTCCCTCACAGGATACGGTGAGTACCGGGGAGCAGTGGTCAGGGCAGCGAGGGGAAGTGGTCAGTGCAGTGGGTAGGAGCGGTCAGGACAGCAGGAAGCCTCCACAGGACCCGGTGAGAGCCGGGAGCAGTGGTCAGAATGAGGACGTTAGAGGGCTATGATCAAGGATGTGAGCACTCTGTGTGGGGAAGTATTTtcctgtttgtgttgtttgttccTCAGAAAACCTCAGAATACACTGCTTCACCTGAAATAATATACTTAAGACATATCCAAAGATCAGCtgttaacatgtaaatacaAATATTTCCTTTGTTCTTTGATGCTATACTGCACAATCAACATTACAAGTAATTCAACTATTGCTGTTAAATATGGTCAATGTTTACACTGGTTGGTCTATGCTATTCAGCTCTGGATGTGGGGAGAATCTGATGCTTGTATGTGTGATACCGGTGTAGAGCTGTCATTGCTATGGTGAAGGATTTGGATCGATTTGGAACAGGCCATGGTTCGAaaaagtctttctctctctttctgtctctctcgggATCCCCTTCTCAGAGGCCTGTGTCCAGACACAGAAGAGTTGGGCTCAGACAGGCCCCTCCCCTTCATCAACCCCAGCTCTCTGGAGACGCTCCGTGTGCTGGTGCAGGAGATCCAGAGCAGTGGGCAGACTGATCCCGAGGTCTGGAAGAACTGCGAGGTAAGACGTGGACGACCACGGCGGAGTGAAGCTCCTGAGCTGAGTTTAAAGGGGCTTGGTGTAGAATTCTGTAGAATTCCAGATGTCTTCAACACACCATTATGTTCGTGATGTCACTCTTCCATTTACTTGCACTGTATTTGAAACGGCGCCACCTAAGGTACAAAGTGGTATTACAAGAGAGGCTGCACAgaggctgttttttttatagTATTTAATGTGAGGAAACAACTATTTTATGTTGCAATTTCCTGGTCATTTATGAATGTGTTAAACAAAAAATGACAATTGGCAGGTTTATGCAGGATGTCTATAGTGTAATGGGAGGAGATGATGATATTGCAGAGTAGTCAAACTGATGCTACACCAAGTTGTTCATTTGAGTTGTAAGAGCACTGTGCATTTATTAGCGTGTAGCTGCATTGGTCTGCAACAGGGATaaagtacatttacatttattcattttaactgacacttttatccaaagtgacttactaATGGACGGATATTCAGGCTACCGTGCAAAAAGGCacttaaaggtatactatgcaggtttaggtattttttgcgactgtagagctccccctagagttgcgatatatttatattttactctgccgtTGTAAATAGCCCACTTCTCTTGGCTTGTTCCTCCTGTACATAATGAAAATGcatttgttgtggaggtgaaggattaacaacaggcaaaaactatctcaaAATAGCTATATCTATCTACTGTCAAAGTAATATTTTACGATTCTCGCGAGATGTCTTCGGGTCAACTATTCTTGAAGACGCATGGCTGGTTCTCTTGTTAACGACTCGCTACGGCtatgctgtatggctatgctaggtgaacgattcctcTATTACacgtttgtttaccatcaaattggcttcgtaaaggttatattaagatgaaaaatcttgcatagtatacctttaagaGTAACAGTGAATATTGTCTTTGTAAGAACTAGAAAGTAAATACACTTTCATCCAAAGTGGCAGGGACTTGCGCAGCAATGTTCAGGTATAGAAACAGGGCAGGCTTTTTTCTATGTGTTGATGCTGCTGTTGATTTACCGTGTGTCAAATATAAATGCTGGTCTAGTCCTGTTCATGCTGGGCTGAAGAAAATCTCCATTTGTCTTCTGCCCTGTGTTCTTTCTATGCTACAGGGGGCTGAAATATTTGACCAAAAATGGTGTCAACAGCTTAAATGTAGCTTAAGGCATAAAACACATCTGTGCAGTGATGGTGGTTGGCTACCTATAGGATACAAAGCACCTCTGCATTTTTGATTCACACATCTCGGGAGAATGTGGCCAGATGCGCGCTAGCACTGCAGCAAACCCCATCAGTAGAGATTCAGCTGGCCATGGGAAGCAGTCTGGGAGCTTGTAGTCTGTTTGAGGGAGCCTGATTTGCCTTGTTGCATTAAAACTCCCCGTTCCTTCCTCGAGTTGCTGCATACTGTGATTGTGTTTGATGGAGGAGAACATTGCATGTGCCCCAACACCgagtcagaaaaaaaaacaaaaaaaaaaaaaacaactctggGCATGGCACTGTGTTATGTGGAGTCCCTGAGGTCCAGACGAGAGGCTGCTGTGTGAGGGACggaggtggggggaggaggggttCTTGGAGTAGGGGCAGCATTCGTCCCAGTGAAGCAGCACAACACACCCCAGCTGATGCCTTGGGCTTCACTGCAGATCTGTCTGCTGTCTGCCCCTCCACCCGTCTGACCCGGCTACTGTGGCCATGTGGGGAACatccactcccctcccccaaccccctccaaAGGTCCTGCCTTCATGAAATATTACTAATGGTCATCTCAGCGTGAAGGACTCGGGGATGGTTTATCTGCTGCGTGTAGAGGACATGGGGGCGATGGGGCTGTGGAGCGCACCTCTGTTATTCGGTGACAGGAGGCAAGGcccagttgggggggggggggggctgtgctgtgctgtgccgtgCCGTGTTTGTCTCATCTGTAATCTGTAAGTCTATCGGGCGGTTGCCAGATGCTGCCAACCTCATCCAGAAATTGAGAGAAACGAGCAAAATCAGCACTGGAGATTGAGAACCATCCAAATGCTGAATACGGCTTGGGCCAAACATTACCTAATTTCCAGCTTGCTGCATTTAAAATAATTGACCTtgtgaatgtttttttcttgttattTGTATCTGCCCACGAGGACAAGAATGAACTACATCCCTTTCGATTAGCTCAGGGTTCACTTTAGAAAATCAAATTAGCTTGTGTTTGTACCACAGCAGCCTAAGATGAAACAGCCCACGTGTCTGGGTTTGTTG
Encoded proteins:
- the LOC121680927 gene encoding cyclin-dependent kinase 2-associated protein 1 isoform X1, which produces MSLGMSYKPNVHQQIPGASGNQGERKIGNISSTSNMTTVQSFRPVVNDFGPPTLGFQQGPNGNQVPQNKYAELLAIIEELGKEIRPTYAGSKTAMERLKRGIIHARGLVRECLAETERNARS
- the LOC121680927 gene encoding cyclin-dependent kinase 2-associated protein 1 isoform X2; this encodes MSLGMSYKPNVHQQIPGASGNQVGNISSTSNMTTVQSFRPVVNDFGPPTLGFQQGPNGNQVPQNKYAELLAIIEELGKEIRPTYAGSKTAMERLKRGIIHARGLVRECLAETERNARS